A genomic window from Phoenix dactylifera cultivar Barhee BC4 unplaced genomic scaffold, palm_55x_up_171113_PBpolish2nd_filt_p 000092F, whole genome shotgun sequence includes:
- the LOC103698874 gene encoding uncharacterized protein LOC103698874, with translation MRSASKASLIVAASMAAVEALKDQAGLCRWNYAIRSLNQQAKNNIRSFPQTRRVSSSSSSSSDIERRKGSEGADEKAKRSEEALRKVMYLSCWGPN, from the coding sequence ATGCGCTCTGCAAGCAAGGCTTCTTTGATAGTGGCAGCGAGCATGGCGGCGGTGGAAGCTCTCAAGGATCAAGCAGGGCTGTGCCGTTGGAACTATGCCATCAGATCTCTCAACCAGCAAGCCAAGAACAACATCCGTTCCTTCCCTCAGACCAGGAgggtgtcttcttcttcttcttcttcttctgacaTTGAGAGGAGGAAAGGATCGGAGGGGGCCGATGAGAAGGCCAAGCGATCGGAGGAGGCGCTGAGAAAAGTCATGTACTTGAGCTGTTGGGGTCCTAATTAG